Proteins encoded together in one Corvus hawaiiensis isolate bCorHaw1 chromosome 15, bCorHaw1.pri.cur, whole genome shotgun sequence window:
- the CCDC69 gene encoding coiled-coil domain-containing protein 69 isoform X2 — MGCTGSALRCCPVGAERQLKAQQQRGPASQELSALKTENANASLLPEDGEKAAVPEWTDSARFLQGQEEEQLRDAGQAGSESIPQDIEIQVEKRKELELKEQFDALRREHTETLQELQRAHEQEKLLLAESHHRSEAALQEMIQALNSQLKSFQDRMKRVEESLLRTDYKKHIQEHGSPSPFWEQELESLHFVIEMKNEHIHGLDKKLLHLETVEERNLLLEEKVKTLQQENEDLQVRTQNHLLMARQLSEELQAARGALEKEAQLRDQARREKEELLYRVLNAGDGGPFPMAAGEVPLIAT, encoded by the exons ATGGGCTGCACCGGCAGCGCCCTGCGCTGCTGCCCCGTCGGTGCCGAG AGACAGCTAaaagcccagcagcagaggggtCCGGCTTCCCAGGAGCTCTCGGCCTTGAAGACAGAGAATg CCAATGCCTCCCTACTTCCTGAGGATGgggagaaggcagcagtgccagagtGGACGGACAGTGCGAGATTCCTCCAAGGccaagaggaggagcagctgcgGGATGCTGGCCAGGCAGGCAGTGAGAGCATCCCCCAGGACATTGAGATCCAG gtggaaaagagaaaagagctggagctgaaggaACAGTTTGATGCCCTGAGGAGAGAGCACACGGAAACCCTGCAAG agctccagagAGCACACgagcaggagaagctgctgctggcagagtcCCACCACAGGTCTGAAGCAGCCTTACAG GAGATGATTCAGGCACTGAATTCCCAGCTGAAATCCTTCCAGGACAGGATGAAGCGGGTGGAGGAGTCACTCTTGAGAACAGACTACAAGAAGCACATCCAG GAGCACGGGAGCCCCAGCCCcttctgggagcaggagctggagagtCTGCACTTCGTCATTGAGATGAAGAATGAGCACATCCACGGGCTGGACAAGAAGCTGCTGCACCTGGAGACCGTG GAGGAGAGGAACCttctgctggaggagaaggTGAAAACCCTCCAGCAGGAGAACGAGGACCTGCAAGTTCGCACCCAGAACCACTTGCTCATGGCGAG GCAGCTGTCCGAGGAGCTCCAGGCCGCCCGTGGGGCGCTGGAGAAGGAGGCACAGCTGCGGGATCAGGCTCGCCGGGAGAAGGAGGAGCTGTTGTACCGTGTGCTCAACGCGGGGGACGGCGGCCCCTTCCCCATGGCTGCCGGCGAGGTGCCCCTCATTGCCACGTAG
- the CCDC69 gene encoding coiled-coil domain-containing protein 69 isoform X1, which produces MGCTGSALRCCPVGAERQLKAQQQRGPASQELSALKTENANASLLPEDGEKAAVPEWTDSARFLQGQEEEQLRDAGQAGSESIPQDIEIQVEKRKELELKEQFDALRREHTETLQELQRAHEQEKLLLAESHHRSEAALQEMIQALNSQLKSFQDRMKRVEESLLRTDYKKHIQEHGSPSPFWEQELESLHFVIEMKNEHIHGLDKKLLHLETVEERNLLLEEKVKTLQQENEDLQVRTQNHLLMASCPRSSRPPVGRWRRRHSCGIRLAGRRRSCCTVCSTRGTAAPSPWLPARCPSLPRSTDGTALPGDCRGSPPAL; this is translated from the exons ATGGGCTGCACCGGCAGCGCCCTGCGCTGCTGCCCCGTCGGTGCCGAG AGACAGCTAaaagcccagcagcagaggggtCCGGCTTCCCAGGAGCTCTCGGCCTTGAAGACAGAGAATg CCAATGCCTCCCTACTTCCTGAGGATGgggagaaggcagcagtgccagagtGGACGGACAGTGCGAGATTCCTCCAAGGccaagaggaggagcagctgcgGGATGCTGGCCAGGCAGGCAGTGAGAGCATCCCCCAGGACATTGAGATCCAG gtggaaaagagaaaagagctggagctgaaggaACAGTTTGATGCCCTGAGGAGAGAGCACACGGAAACCCTGCAAG agctccagagAGCACACgagcaggagaagctgctgctggcagagtcCCACCACAGGTCTGAAGCAGCCTTACAG GAGATGATTCAGGCACTGAATTCCCAGCTGAAATCCTTCCAGGACAGGATGAAGCGGGTGGAGGAGTCACTCTTGAGAACAGACTACAAGAAGCACATCCAG GAGCACGGGAGCCCCAGCCCcttctgggagcaggagctggagagtCTGCACTTCGTCATTGAGATGAAGAATGAGCACATCCACGGGCTGGACAAGAAGCTGCTGCACCTGGAGACCGTG GAGGAGAGGAACCttctgctggaggagaaggTGAAAACCCTCCAGCAGGAGAACGAGGACCTGCAAGTTCGCACCCAGAACCACTTGCTCATGGCGAG CTGTCCGAGGAGCTCCAGGCCGCCCGTGGGGCGCTGGAGAAGGAGGCACAGCTGCGGGATCAGGCTCGCCGGGAGAAGGAGGAGCTGTTGTACCGTGTGCTCAACGCGGGGGACGGCGGCCCCTTCCCCATGGCTGCCGGCGAGGTGCCCCTCATTGCCACGTAGCACCGACGGCACCGCGCTGCCGGGGGACTGCCGGGGCTCCCCTCCGGCCCTGTGA
- the CCDC69 gene encoding coiled-coil domain-containing protein 69 isoform X3, with the protein MGCTGSALRCCPVGAERQLKAQQQRGPASQELSALKTENANASLLPEDGEKAAVPEWTDSARFLQGQEEEQLRDAGQAGSESIPQDIEIQVEKRKELELKEQFDALRREHTETLQELQRAHEQEKLLLAESHHRSEAALQEMIQALNSQLKSFQDRMKRVEESLLRTDYKKHIQEERNLLLEEKVKTLQQENEDLQVRTQNHLLMASCPRSSRPPVGRWRRRHSCGIRLAGRRRSCCTVCSTRGTAAPSPWLPARCPSLPRSTDGTALPGDCRGSPPAL; encoded by the exons ATGGGCTGCACCGGCAGCGCCCTGCGCTGCTGCCCCGTCGGTGCCGAG AGACAGCTAaaagcccagcagcagaggggtCCGGCTTCCCAGGAGCTCTCGGCCTTGAAGACAGAGAATg CCAATGCCTCCCTACTTCCTGAGGATGgggagaaggcagcagtgccagagtGGACGGACAGTGCGAGATTCCTCCAAGGccaagaggaggagcagctgcgGGATGCTGGCCAGGCAGGCAGTGAGAGCATCCCCCAGGACATTGAGATCCAG gtggaaaagagaaaagagctggagctgaaggaACAGTTTGATGCCCTGAGGAGAGAGCACACGGAAACCCTGCAAG agctccagagAGCACACgagcaggagaagctgctgctggcagagtcCCACCACAGGTCTGAAGCAGCCTTACAG GAGATGATTCAGGCACTGAATTCCCAGCTGAAATCCTTCCAGGACAGGATGAAGCGGGTGGAGGAGTCACTCTTGAGAACAGACTACAAGAAGCACATCCAG GAGGAGAGGAACCttctgctggaggagaaggTGAAAACCCTCCAGCAGGAGAACGAGGACCTGCAAGTTCGCACCCAGAACCACTTGCTCATGGCGAG CTGTCCGAGGAGCTCCAGGCCGCCCGTGGGGCGCTGGAGAAGGAGGCACAGCTGCGGGATCAGGCTCGCCGGGAGAAGGAGGAGCTGTTGTACCGTGTGCTCAACGCGGGGGACGGCGGCCCCTTCCCCATGGCTGCCGGCGAGGTGCCCCTCATTGCCACGTAGCACCGACGGCACCGCGCTGCCGGGGGACTGCCGGGGCTCCCCTCCGGCCCTGTGA